The DNA sequence GACGGAACCTATGCGTTCAAAGAAGAGTTTGATACCCAGAGAAAACTGACTGATTTCTTTAAGAAAAAATCATACGGTCCGCTTGAAGAACAATTGATCGCTCTGTGTGCCAATGTTTTGTTTTTACCAGAAGAGAGAAACGGGAAAACAGTTTATCACCCAAGGTTCAATGTATACAATACAGAATCTTACAAACATCTTCCCGAACTGGAGCAGAAAAACATTTATGATCTGTATCACGATTATTTCTTCAGAAGACAGGATCACCTCTGGTCTGAAAAAGCGATGGAAAAACTTCCCGTTATCCTGAATGCTACCAAAATGCTGATCTGCGGGGAAGACCTGGGAATGGTTCCTGCATGTGTACCGGTTGTAATGGACGAATTGGCTATCATCGCTTTGAAAGTACAGCGAATGCCTTCTGAAAATATTCCGTTCTATAATCCTAAGCATGCCAACTATATGAATGTAGTAACAGCATCTTCACACGACAGCTCTACCTTGAGACAGTGGTGGAAAGAAGATCCTGCCCTTACCCAAAAATATTTCAACCAGCAGTTGATACAGTACGGTAAAGCCCCAGCAGACTTGAGCCCTCATCTTGCAGAGATCATCATGAAGCAGCATTTATATAACGAAGCTATGCTGACTATTTTCCCGATTCAGGAGTTTCTGGCAACTGATGCTGAACTTACTAATAGGAACATTGATAATGAAAGAATTAACAATCCTGCGGTTTTTCCACATTATTGGCGTTATAGAATGCATATAAAGCTGGAAGACCTTAAACAGAAAAAATCTTTCAATGAAAAGATAGCTTTTTGGATAAAAGATAGTGGTAGAATGTAAATTTAACATCTGATTATCAGTTAGTTGTAAATAATTTAAAAGAAGTTTGATCTTATGATTTAACTTCTTTTTTTTATTTGTATCAAAAAGATAGAATTAAGATATTCTGCTATATATTAACCAATTAACGACTATAGAGATGAAAAAAATATTTTTAGGATTAGCTTTTGGGTTGGGCGTTTTGACGGCAGCTCAGCAGTATCCGAACAATGGTTGGGGTGATGATGGTTATTATCAGAATGGAGAAGGCTATTACAGCGATGAAGATGACAGAAATTATTTCCCTGACGATTATTATTACAATTATCCTCAGGATTATTATCCAAGTGATTATTATCAAAGCTATTATAACGACTACAGAGGAAGTATCATTAATATCGACTGGAACGGATTTTTCGTACAGAACAGATTAAGCCGCTGGCAGGTAGACCAGATCATGAGACTTAATAATCTGTATGCAAGTTTTACGGCGTGGGATAATTTCTACCGATATAATCCGGACAGATGGTACTATGACAGATTTTATGCACTGGAAAGAATTTTAGGACCAAGAGTATTTGTTGTTTTCCAAAATAACTATTACAGAGGTTCAAGTCCTGTTGTCTATTTCCAGAATTACAGAAGATCATATTATGTGCCGAGATATACTGTAATGCCAAGATATAGAAATATCAATATCAATATTTACAGAGTAGACAGATCAAGATTCCGTAGAATGGATAACCCTACTTTTGATCTTGTCAGAAGAGACAACAGAGGAGGTAATGGTTTCAGAAATACGAGAACCGATAACTCAGGTGGTTTCCGTGATAATAACGGCGGCTTTAGAAGCAGTAATGGCGGAAATAGAGGAAACACTGACAATAACGGTGGCTTCAGAAGTAACAATGGAGGATTCAGAGGGAATTCTGACAATGGAGGAACCCGTGGAAATTCCGACAATAATGGAGGATTCAGAACTAGTAATGGAGGCGGTTTCAGAGGAAACAGTGAAGTGAGAAGAGAAGCTCCGAAAAGAGAAGATAACGGCGGATTTAGAGGAAATGGAGGAGGCTCCAGACAAAGATCTGAAAGTTCTGCTCCAAGCCAGCATAACCGTGGGAATAACGGAGGCTTTAGAGGAAGCTTAGTAAAGAATTAATTTTCATATATTATATTTAAGTGGTGTGAAGGGCAGGTTTTTATAATCTGTCCTTTTTTTGTTGTTTCACTAATTTATTTTAGTTAAAATTTAACATTATTTATGAATTTGTTAATTTAACTTGTGTTTTAATTAATAATCAAAAAGGTATAATAACAAAATAACAATTAATTAAATTTTAAAAAGATGAAAAAATTAGTTTTAGCAATAGCATTTATCGGAATGGGAAGTTTTGCCATGGCGCAACAGACTACAACTCCACAGGACAGACAGGCAAGAGCCGTAGAAATGAAGCAAAAAATGGAGCAGAAACAACAGGAACGTCTTGCAGAAATGCAAAAAGACCTTAATCTGAACCAGTCTCAGGTAGCTCAGATAAAAGACCTTCAGGAGAAAAGAAATGCTGAAAGGAAAGCTGAGTTCGAAAAAAATAAAGGAGACAGACAAGCTAAGATGCAGGAGATGATGGCCAAAAGAGCACAAATGGATGCTGACATGGAGAAAATTCTAAACCCTGAACAATATGATAAATGGCAGGCTGACAGAAAAGCAAAAGCAGAAAAAATGAAGATGGCAATGAAAGAAAGAAGAATGATGAAAAAGCCGATGAATACTGGAGCTGCTGATGTAAAATAACAGCCTGTAATTTTAGTTTTTTAATGTGTTAAGGATGGATTTTTTTCCATCCTTTTTGTATTAATTTTCTTTAAAACTTTTGATTTCGGGCTTTTATTCCCTATTTTTGACTATAAATTTAATACTTATGGTTAGCGAAAAAATTGCAAAATTAATCAACGAACAAATTGCCCACGAACAATACGCCGCTCAATATTATCTTTCAATGTCTGCATGGTTTTCCGGAAAAGATCTGGATGGAATTGCCAACTATTTCAGAGTACAGAGCAAAGAAGAATTAATGCACGCAGATAAAATGTTTGATTATTTGAATGATGTAGGCGGGGAAATTATCATCGGAGAAATTCCAAAACCTCCACATGAGTTCGAAAATGCTACGGATATTTTTGAGAAAGCTTTGGCACATGAGAAAATAGTAACTAAAAGTATTTTCAATATTGTAAAAAATGCAAACGATGAAGGAGATTTTGCAACAACGTCATTCCTGCAGTGGTTTATCAACGAACAGGTAGAAGAAGAAGCCAGTGCTTCCCAATACGTAACGAAAATCAAAATGGTATGCGATAATCCATCTGCACTATACCTTTTTGATCAGGAATTGTCTCAGAGAGTATTTGTTCCTGCTACGACGGCTTAAGACTTAAACTTCTTAAAATATAAAACCGCTTTTCAATAGAATAGCGGTTTTTATTTTTATCTGAAAATCCATTAAAAACAAAAGAATTAAACTTTTAGGATTGGAATATTTATAGATAGATAATCTGAGTTTTAAGAACCTTTTTACCCAGACGTTCAAGTATGTTTTTATAACCTTCCACCTGTGCCTCGTCCTTAGTTTTTTGTTCACCAGTCTTGAAATCAACAATGATATACCCTTCTTCACCTTTTAAAATACGGTCAGGCCTGAAGATATGGCTTTCCCCATTTTCAGAGATCATAATATCTTTCTCGTTGGTCACTTCCCATTTTTCATCAAAGAATTCCGCATATTTTTTCACAATCTCTTCTAAAGTGAGCTGTATTTCATTTTTTTCCTCAAGCGTAATCTGTCCTTCCAGAGCGTAACCTTCCAGTACTTTTGAAATATCTTTTTCAGTATTGATTTTTGATAAAAGTTCATGAACAAATAGCCCGATTCTTACTTTTTCATTCCGTACCTGGTAGTTTTTAGACGGCGTAGCAATCTTGATAGAAGTACTTTTTTCATTGACATTCTTCAGATTCTGGATATTCTGCGTTTTAAAAGATGAACTTTTATCTTTCGAGTATTTTTTCAGCATTTCAGGATTCACTTCATACACATCAAACTCATCAGCCTGTTCCTGATTTTTTGTTTGAAGGAATTCCAGAAGCTCAAGATTATTAGAGGTCTTATTGGCTTTCTGAAGATAGAAAAACAGCTGTTCAACAGGTCTGGTGGTCGCAACATATTGCAGACATAACCTGTCAATCATGTTTTTATAAGAATTTGTACTGTTGAAAAACAGGATTTCCTCATCATAAACTTCCAGGTTCTTATTAAACTGATTGATGTTCACCGATTTTAAAGCTTCATTTTCATTCGTATCAAACCAGTTGGTAAATTCATTATCCCGGTTTTTGTTCATCATAGGAATAAAAACAATAGGAAATTCCAGTCCTTTAGACTTGTGGATAGTCATGATCTGGATCGCATCAATGTTTTCCGAAGCCTGAATGGTGTAAGAAGAAGCTTCTTCGTCCCAATATTTCAAAAACTCTTTCGTACTGGCACCCGCATTCTGGGTGAAGTTGAAAAGCATTTCCAGGAAATTCAGTAAAAAGTCGGTCTCTTTCTTTTCAACAGAAAATTCATTGATGTAATATTCTATGAAATTATACAGATTAAACCTCGGGAAATTATCCTGCTTAAGCTGCAGCGAATATTTTTGCTGAATAAACTGAAGTATTTCTTCATGGCCCTCAATATCCAGAATTTCTTTCATTTCCAAAGTGAAATCCGGCATATGAATTTTTCCCAGTGTATTCAGGTGATACATCATCATGATCAGGCAATGCTTATTCTTAGGATTAAGTTCCCATCGCAGAAATTCAATCACAGCCTTTAACGTATTGGAAAGCTCCAGTGTAAGACCTTTATCGGAAATTGTTTTAATATTCGTTTCCCCACTGCGATATTGAACTTTTAAACTTCCCAGTTTTTGAGAGTAGCTGAAAATATCAAAATTTCCACGACAGAGAATCGTAATGTCAGAAAACTTAAAGCCATTATCCAGACATTCCTGGATATCTTTCCGCATTCTTTCTGAAGTATCATTGTAAAAGTCTTCATTCGTAAGATTGTCGATCAGGTTCACCTTTACACG is a window from the Chryseobacterium indologenes genome containing:
- a CDS encoding UvrD-helicase domain-containing protein; protein product: MQNSYTVINASAGSGKTYALVQRLLMICLRYPNQQQSIRNILALTFTNKAANEMKERILSWLGNFSAKDYAENTDLKNIQKAFEEQELKITIDELHDRSKKLLDYVLHNYSTLNIGTIDRFNSRLVRSFSYELGLAKNFNLEIEAEPFLIEAVDKMLDQIGENETISNSFMDYVDYSLENNERINLNKNLYDSAKEFVKDIHYEHLKSNKSFDDANYEKIKNTLRKEIVLNKKQSAELAASSIELFKSRNIDIEDFAQGKNGIGGFFTKVIDFYQQKRPGFPFPTTQEESVVNNYRKGASSKSKHKESEIFEILDQLLDHRMKLILLYIETQKKEKVLSALLPLKVNKDIQDELQKIEEENDLVLLSKFNILINENLKNEPSAFIYEKVGAQFQHYFFDEFQDTSELQWQNFVPLRDHSVSTEYTSFTLVGDPKQSIYRFRGGESKLMLDIINKKEFSPKEADLLVLKDNWRSARNIVKFNNELYRFHSEGLLEEHKNIFGEDAEQSPKSKFDGRVKVNLIDNLTNEDFYNDTSERMRKDIQECLDNGFKFSDITILCRGNFDIFSYSQKLGSLKVQYRSGETNIKTISDKGLTLELSNTLKAVIEFLRWELNPKNKHCLIMMMYHLNTLGKIHMPDFTLEMKEILDIEGHEEILQFIQQKYSLQLKQDNFPRFNLYNFIEYYINEFSVEKKETDFLLNFLEMLFNFTQNAGASTKEFLKYWDEEASSYTIQASENIDAIQIMTIHKSKGLEFPIVFIPMMNKNRDNEFTNWFDTNENEALKSVNINQFNKNLEVYDEEILFFNSTNSYKNMIDRLCLQYVATTRPVEQLFFYLQKANKTSNNLELLEFLQTKNQEQADEFDVYEVNPEMLKKYSKDKSSSFKTQNIQNLKNVNEKSTSIKIATPSKNYQVRNEKVRIGLFVHELLSKINTEKDISKVLEGYALEGQITLEEKNEIQLTLEEIVKKYAEFFDEKWEVTNEKDIMISENGESHIFRPDRILKGEEGYIIVDFKTGEQKTKDEAQVEGYKNILERLGKKVLKTQIIYL
- a CDS encoding ferritin, translated to MVSEKIAKLINEQIAHEQYAAQYYLSMSAWFSGKDLDGIANYFRVQSKEELMHADKMFDYLNDVGGEIIIGEIPKPPHEFENATDIFEKALAHEKIVTKSIFNIVKNANDEGDFATTSFLQWFINEQVEEEASASQYVTKIKMVCDNPSALYLFDQELSQRVFVPATTA